One Bacteroidota bacterium genomic window carries:
- the ftsA gene encoding cell division protein FtsA, with product MRQETTYIAAIDIGTTKIVSLVGKLNENKKLEILGISKAASTGVKRGVVQNIDETVNAIRESVSEVQKQSGIVFSNVFVGIAGQHIKSVKNRNHLNLGSERDEITRADIETLIADMQKIPLEPGEEIIHVLPQNFIVDNETGVKNPVGMSGRRIEANFHIVIGEVASAKNIEKCVNRVGLKVEQLILEPLASSAAVLTDDEKEAGVALVDIGGGTTDVAVYYDDAIRHTAVVPFGGNVVTNDIKEGCSILSRQAESLKTQFGMALGDLAPEDKVVTIPGISGRDPKEISFKSLAYIIQSRMEEIIDAVMFEIESSGCMDKLSAGIVITGGGAMLKHLPQLVKFRTGMDVRIGYPNEHLASSHLESINHPMYSTAIGLLLKGIEVGRNQPVKEQKEQNMKQKLVEEQPEVVEFEVTQTEERQKPSRIMDVIKRSFNDIFEEKGASMD from the coding sequence ATGAGGCAGGAAACAACTTACATTGCAGCCATTGACATCGGAACTACCAAAATAGTTTCATTGGTCGGAAAACTTAACGAGAACAAAAAACTCGAAATACTGGGAATCAGCAAAGCTGCTTCTACAGGTGTGAAACGCGGAGTAGTTCAGAACATCGACGAAACGGTAAACGCCATTCGCGAATCGGTTTCAGAGGTACAAAAGCAATCGGGCATTGTATTTTCGAATGTGTTTGTAGGCATTGCCGGGCAACATATTAAAAGCGTAAAAAACAGAAATCACCTCAACCTGGGCTCTGAGCGCGACGAAATAACCCGTGCCGATATCGAGACCCTTATTGCCGACATGCAAAAGATTCCACTTGAACCGGGCGAAGAAATTATTCATGTGCTTCCGCAGAATTTTATTGTCGACAACGAAACCGGTGTAAAAAACCCTGTGGGAATGTCGGGCAGGCGCATCGAAGCAAATTTTCATATTGTGATAGGAGAAGTAGCCTCTGCTAAAAATATTGAAAAGTGTGTAAACAGAGTCGGCTTGAAGGTTGAACAGCTTATTCTCGAACCACTGGCATCCTCGGCTGCCGTGCTTACCGACGATGAAAAGGAAGCAGGAGTAGCCCTTGTCGACATTGGAGGTGGTACTACCGACGTAGCGGTTTATTACGACGATGCCATTCGGCATACAGCCGTGGTGCCTTTCGGGGGTAATGTGGTTACTAACGATATCAAAGAAGGCTGTTCGATATTGAGCCGTCAGGCCGAATCGCTTAAAACCCAGTTTGGAATGGCATTGGGCGACCTGGCTCCCGAAGACAAAGTAGTCACCATTCCGGGCATCAGCGGTCGCGACCCAAAGGAAATATCCTTTAAAAGCCTTGCTTACATCATTCAATCGCGTATGGAAGAGATTATCGATGCGGTAATGTTCGAAATCGAAAGCTCGGGCTGTATGGACAAACTAAGTGCAGGTATTGTAATTACCGGAGGGGGCGCCATGCTGAAACACCTTCCGCAATTAGTAAAATTCCGCACCGGTATGGACGTGCGTATCGGTTACCCGAACGAACATCTTGCTTCCAGCCATCTCGAATCCATCAATCACCCAATGTATTCTACGGCCATAGGTTTGCTGCTAAAGGGCATTGAAGTAGGAAGGAACCAGCCGGTGAAAGAACAGAAAGAGCAAAACATGAAGCAAAAATTGGTAGAGGAACAACCCGAGGTGGTAGAATTCGAAGTAACCCAAACGGAAGAGCGGCAAAAACCATCGCGCATCATGGATGTAATTAAAAGAAGCTTTAACGACATATTTGAAGAAAAAGGCGCCAGCATGGATTAA
- a CDS encoding GatB/YqeY domain-containing protein: MSISEILTHDIQEAMKAKDKVTLEALRAIKSAFLLAGTAQGAATKLSSDEELKIVQKLVKQRQDSATIYKEQGRADLFDKEMGEIAVLQKYLPAKLSEAELTTALKAIIEKTGAKTLQDLGKVMGVASKELAGKADGKEISQKVKELLG; encoded by the coding sequence ATGAGCATCTCCGAAATACTTACACACGACATTCAGGAGGCCATGAAGGCCAAAGATAAAGTTACCCTCGAAGCGCTTCGGGCTATCAAATCGGCCTTTCTGCTTGCAGGCACAGCCCAGGGTGCTGCAACGAAGCTAAGTTCTGACGAAGAACTTAAAATTGTTCAGAAACTGGTGAAACAACGTCAGGATTCCGCCACAATTTACAAGGAACAGGGACGTGCTGACCTTTTCGACAAGGAGATGGGGGAGATTGCTGTGTTACAAAAATACCTTCCGGCCAAACTAAGCGAAGCAGAACTGACCACGGCCCTGAAAGCTATTATCGAAAAAACAGGCGCAAAAACCCTCCAGGATCTGGGTAAGGTAATGGGCGTGGCTAGCAAGGAACTGGCTGGCAAAGCCGATGGCAAAGAAATTTCGCAAAAAGTAAAGGAGTTGTTAGGCTAA
- a CDS encoding T9SS type A sorting domain-containing protein has translation MKSKLLFLALACSIVSANWVLAQKPDPIDTYMQQSATASVSAVPNPPTNLIGTGKQVGGQSSSPYDIKFTWTDNATNETGYVFQRFFTGIYWNFGCETGPNITVKDHTLSFLPQVTEQFRLFSYTGEKRNRSPYAICVVEMLRADLSLSNVTISKTTANAGETITATCQVNNIGTYGANSSTLKIYIVTASGDIELASIPIQALAVGANSGIKNSTITIPSNLMGNNIIRFVADANNSVLELPASNNTMDKSITIINKDLTIISPKISKSTINGSEVVVASCSVKNIGTQAAPASTLKYYISTTSNGTTTELNSSSVGSLAAGATSSHSANISIPSTYPDGEYYIVFYANATGAFPENTSNNISSVKINYIGPKPDLAFSSNPDFNNVLNDAQGVPMVPINTNVQIKNYVKNNGPGLMNDYWDIDFLFSTNTTYEAASDIVMGGSTHSPIGNVNATQEVIDNLAIPEYGNNGTKLPLTYYYILGILDLLDYVTEQNANNNIIYTKVLLYDPFKTAPQLKAAKDENEGIVAYPNPSKGLYTIEFDNPEFYQLTVSNLLGQIIISKNLDENSYKTEIDLSLFENGQYILRLFGKESGKSLIIVKQ, from the coding sequence ATGAAAAGTAAACTTTTATTTTTAGCGCTAGCTTGTTCTATAGTCAGCGCAAATTGGGTTCTTGCCCAAAAACCAGATCCAATTGACACTTACATGCAGCAATCAGCAACTGCTTCAGTAAGTGCAGTTCCAAATCCCCCAACTAACCTAATAGGCACTGGCAAACAGGTCGGGGGGCAATCTTCTAGTCCATATGATATTAAATTTACTTGGACAGATAACGCAACGAATGAAACTGGGTATGTTTTTCAAAGATTTTTTACAGGGATATATTGGAATTTTGGTTGTGAAACAGGGCCAAATATCACAGTAAAGGATCATACTCTTTCCTTCCTTCCCCAAGTTACAGAACAATTCAGATTGTTTTCATATACTGGCGAAAAGAGAAATAGATCGCCCTACGCAATTTGTGTTGTGGAAATGCTTAGAGCTGATCTAAGCCTATCCAATGTTACAATAAGTAAAACCACTGCAAATGCAGGTGAAACAATAACTGCAACCTGTCAGGTGAATAATATTGGAACCTATGGTGCTAATTCATCCACTTTAAAAATTTATATTGTAACAGCTAGTGGGGATATAGAATTAGCGTCAATACCAATTCAGGCATTAGCTGTTGGGGCAAATTCAGGAATAAAAAACTCGACTATTACCATACCGTCTAATCTTATGGGTAATAATATCATTAGGTTTGTAGCAGATGCAAATAACAGTGTGCTGGAATTACCCGCTTCTAATAATACTATGGATAAATCAATAACAATTATAAATAAAGATCTAACAATTATTTCACCAAAAATTTCAAAATCTACAATTAATGGAAGTGAAGTAGTAGTTGCATCGTGCAGTGTTAAGAATATTGGAACACAAGCTGCACCTGCATCAACTCTAAAATATTATATTTCAACCACTTCCAATGGTACAACAACGGAATTAAACTCTAGTTCAGTTGGGTCACTTGCAGCAGGGGCAACAAGCTCACATTCAGCAAATATCTCAATTCCTTCAACGTATCCTGATGGCGAATACTATATTGTTTTTTATGCCAACGCAACGGGGGCTTTTCCTGAAAATACTAGCAACAATATATCATCAGTTAAGATAAACTATATCGGCCCAAAACCTGATTTGGCCTTCTCAAGTAATCCAGATTTTAATAACGTTCTTAATGATGCACAAGGGGTACCTATGGTTCCAATAAATACAAATGTTCAAATTAAAAACTATGTAAAAAACAATGGTCCAGGATTGATGAATGATTATTGGGATATTGATTTCTTATTTTCTACTAATACCACCTATGAAGCTGCATCTGATATAGTTATGGGTGGAAGTACTCATTCTCCAATTGGAAATGTAAATGCTACTCAAGAAGTTATTGATAATCTCGCAATTCCTGAATATGGTAATAATGGAACAAAGCTACCTCTAACTTACTACTACATCTTAGGGATTTTGGATCTTCTTGATTATGTCACAGAGCAAAATGCAAATAACAACATAATTTATACTAAAGTACTTCTATATGATCCCTTCAAAACAGCACCCCAACTAAAAGCCGCTAAAGACGAAAATGAGGGTATTGTTGCTTATCCTAATCCAAGTAAGGGGTTGTACACTATTGAATTTGATAACCCTGAATTTTATCAATTAACTGTATCTAATTTATTAGGTCAGATAATTATATCAAAAAATTTAGACGAAAACTCTTATAAGACAGAAATTGATTTAAGTTTGTTTGAAAATGGACAATACATTCTTAGATTGTTTGGTAAAGAATCTGGAAAATCTCTTATTATTGTTAAGCAATAG
- a CDS encoding IS701 family transposase: protein MRNIERISEDLGANYHQMQHFITESNWDHRVLINQVAQEVSQVLPKRKLTGLIIDESGWVKKGDHSVGVGHQYCGNVGKLSNSQVAVFACLSNGDFASMVDARLYLPKAWCDDKTRCEKAGVPVKHRTFKTKLELALEIIRQQVTNGIIFDFIGGDGYYGNDVDFASSIDLLGYLYMLDIHKDQKIYLERPDLAIPERKSNKGREPKKLKATTDELSVSKYLQTLNDENWQRISVRNTAKGVLVADYHFIKLWIINNSKMQVEQRLLVIRKTKTKEGKDEIKYSFTNANLEQYTKKAIAYMQAQRYFVEHCIKESKQILGLDQFQTRKWLAWQHQVALNFLVSSFILKEKLHCFDDLPLLSARDIKEFITFKLYKQMTEEQMIDRIYDRHLKRQRDINYSYSKL from the coding sequence ATGCGCAATATTGAAAGAATAAGCGAAGATTTGGGAGCTAACTACCATCAAATGCAGCACTTTATAACTGAGTCTAACTGGGATCATCGAGTTTTGATAAATCAAGTAGCCCAGGAAGTAAGCCAGGTTTTACCCAAAAGAAAACTTACAGGATTGATTATTGATGAAAGTGGTTGGGTAAAAAAAGGCGACCATAGCGTAGGCGTTGGACATCAATATTGTGGGAATGTAGGGAAACTATCAAATAGTCAGGTTGCGGTATTTGCTTGTTTAAGTAATGGGGATTTTGCATCAATGGTTGATGCCCGACTATACCTTCCCAAGGCTTGGTGTGACGACAAGACAAGATGCGAAAAAGCAGGCGTTCCTGTAAAGCACCGAACATTTAAAACTAAGCTCGAACTGGCATTAGAAATTATTCGCCAGCAAGTAACCAATGGCATCATCTTCGATTTTATTGGAGGCGATGGTTATTATGGTAACGATGTGGATTTTGCCAGCAGCATAGATTTGCTTGGTTATCTGTACATGCTGGATATCCATAAAGACCAAAAAATATATTTGGAACGTCCTGACTTGGCTATTCCCGAGCGAAAAAGCAATAAGGGTCGTGAACCCAAGAAATTAAAAGCAACTACAGACGAATTAAGTGTATCAAAATATTTACAGACTTTAAATGACGAAAATTGGCAGCGTATTAGTGTTCGTAATACAGCCAAAGGAGTTCTTGTAGCTGACTATCATTTTATAAAGCTTTGGATAATCAATAACAGTAAAATGCAAGTAGAGCAAAGGTTACTGGTTATCCGTAAAACGAAAACCAAAGAAGGCAAGGACGAAATAAAATATTCTTTTACCAATGCTAATCTTGAACAATACACTAAGAAAGCTATAGCCTATATGCAAGCACAACGGTACTTTGTAGAACATTGCATAAAAGAATCAAAACAGATACTCGGGCTAGACCAGTTTCAGACACGAAAATGGCTTGCATGGCAACACCAGGTTGCATTAAACTTTTTGGTCTCGTCATTTATTTTAAAAGAAAAATTGCATTGCTTTGATGATTTACCTTTACTATCGGCTCGTGATATTAAAGAATTTATCACTTTTAAACTTTATAAACAGATGACCGAAGAACAAATGATTGATAGAATTTATGACCGGCATTTAAAACGACAGCGTGATATAAATTACTCATATTCAAAATTGTAA
- the ftsZ gene encoding cell division protein FtsZ produces MEDLLQFELPVNRSSIIKVFGVGGGGSNAVNHMYRKGIKDVDFVICNTDAQALANSGVPVKIQLGSSLTEGRGAGNKPSIGREAAIENLDDVIDVLSNNTKMVFITAGMGGGTGTGAAPVIAKAAKELGILTVAIVTIPFRNEGQRRISQAMEGIAEIEKHVDSLLIINNEKIREMYGDLRVSEAFSRADDVLAVAAKGIAEIITVHGYINVDFADVETVMSNSGVAILGSAQASGPDRAIEAVKEAMNSPLLNDNNIAGARNLLINITSGANEATMDEIGQITDYIQSCAGDNADLIWGNGMDEKLGDALCVTLIATGFETSSIPELYTRKKQLDRVPLEKQFTQEEQIRAQNQTGFEVREVKQTRSAQTNIVSQRTIEFDLSSESYSSSPQRVEPELSPEARKAANRVKSIKRNYEQMQELKLNHRERQLNIDDLENQPAYIRKRIQIEDRKPSTESNISKFSLIDDPEEGGVKLSSNNRYLHDTVD; encoded by the coding sequence ATGGAAGATTTATTACAATTCGAACTGCCGGTAAACCGTTCCTCGATCATCAAGGTATTTGGTGTGGGTGGCGGTGGGAGCAATGCGGTGAACCATATGTACCGCAAGGGTATTAAAGATGTAGATTTTGTTATCTGCAATACCGATGCCCAGGCCCTTGCCAACAGTGGTGTGCCGGTTAAAATTCAACTTGGGTCTTCGCTTACCGAAGGCCGGGGCGCTGGTAACAAACCTTCCATTGGCCGTGAGGCGGCCATTGAGAACCTCGACGATGTAATCGATGTGCTTTCGAACAATACCAAAATGGTGTTTATTACCGCCGGAATGGGCGGAGGCACCGGAACTGGCGCAGCCCCTGTAATTGCCAAGGCAGCCAAAGAACTGGGTATATTGACAGTAGCCATAGTAACCATTCCTTTCCGCAACGAAGGTCAGCGCCGTATTAGTCAGGCCATGGAAGGCATTGCGGAAATAGAAAAGCATGTCGATTCACTTTTAATTATCAATAACGAAAAGATAAGGGAAATGTATGGCGACCTTCGTGTTTCCGAAGCTTTTTCGCGTGCCGACGATGTTTTGGCAGTGGCAGCAAAGGGAATTGCCGAAATTATTACTGTGCATGGTTATATCAATGTGGATTTTGCCGATGTGGAAACGGTGATGTCCAACTCAGGCGTGGCTATTCTTGGTTCGGCGCAGGCCAGCGGGCCCGACAGGGCTATTGAGGCCGTAAAAGAAGCCATGAATTCGCCCTTGCTCAACGACAACAACATTGCCGGAGCGCGTAACCTATTAATCAATATTACTTCGGGGGCCAATGAGGCTACCATGGACGAAATTGGCCAGATTACCGATTACATCCAGTCTTGCGCGGGTGACAATGCCGACCTGATTTGGGGCAATGGCATGGACGAGAAACTCGGCGATGCACTTTGCGTTACCCTTATTGCCACCGGCTTCGAAACAAGCAGCATACCCGAGCTTTATACCCGCAAAAAGCAACTCGACCGGGTTCCGCTCGAAAAGCAATTTACCCAGGAAGAACAGATCAGGGCTCAAAACCAAACTGGTTTCGAGGTGAGAGAAGTGAAACAGACACGCTCGGCTCAAACGAATATAGTTTCGCAACGAACCATTGAATTCGACCTTTCTTCCGAAAGTTATTCATCAAGCCCTCAGAGGGTAGAACCTGAACTATCTCCCGAGGCACGCAAGGCGGCAAACCGGGTAAAAAGCATTAAACGCAATTACGAGCAGATGCAGGAGTTGAAACTGAATCACCGCGAGCGTCAGCTGAATATCGACGACCTAGAAAACCAGCCTGCCTATATACGTAAGCGCATACAAATCGAAGACAGGAAACCTTCAACGGAGTCGAATATTTCGAAATTCTCACTCATCGACGATCCGGAAGAAGGAGGCGTTAAGCTGAGCAGCAACAACCGCTATTTGCACGATACGGTGGACTGA
- a CDS encoding transposase — translation MNVIKWGTQQGKQRFKCQFCGILFTNASLFTKKTNQKVWFQHWVIGRQTIPQISKSSGYSERTLKRMFSYYLSQSPVYAVKPSEKVNLLIDGTYFSKDLCLVLYRDNTIKFTQLYRLTDGEWYDEMKEDLENLLKLGVQIESITCDGHKSLLKAIRKVCKHVTVQRCIIHVQRMCRIWLTMNPKSIAGMELRTIINQLHKIENKEQWGNWVVNLYNWHEKHKEFLDQKSYNFDTGRYWYTHKMVRRSFTVIKKALPDMFHYLDNDRIPKSTNGLESFFGHLKSHITLHRGLSKEHRKSFIRWYLYYKNQRVF, via the coding sequence TTGAATGTAATCAAATGGGGAACCCAGCAAGGAAAACAACGTTTTAAATGTCAATTTTGCGGTATATTATTCACTAATGCTAGTCTATTTACAAAGAAAACAAATCAAAAAGTTTGGTTTCAGCATTGGGTTATTGGACGACAAACGATACCACAGATAAGCAAATCCAGTGGATACTCTGAGCGGACGCTTAAGCGAATGTTTTCTTATTATCTCTCACAATCCCCTGTATATGCAGTTAAGCCATCAGAGAAGGTTAATTTATTGATAGATGGAACCTACTTCAGTAAAGATCTTTGTTTGGTTCTTTACAGAGATAACACGATAAAATTCACACAGTTGTATCGATTAACTGATGGGGAATGGTATGACGAAATGAAAGAAGACCTGGAAAATCTATTAAAGCTTGGAGTCCAAATAGAAAGTATAACATGCGATGGACATAAATCACTGCTTAAAGCGATTCGTAAAGTATGTAAACATGTAACCGTTCAACGGTGTATTATTCATGTTCAAAGAATGTGTCGTATCTGGCTTACAATGAACCCCAAGAGTATTGCAGGTATGGAACTTAGAACTATTATAAACCAGTTACATAAAATTGAGAATAAAGAGCAATGGGGGAATTGGGTTGTCAACTTATACAACTGGCATGAAAAACATAAGGAATTCTTAGATCAAAAAAGCTACAACTTTGATACTGGAAGGTATTGGTACACTCATAAAATGGTTAGGCGTTCATTTACAGTTATTAAGAAGGCTTTGCCTGATATGTTCCATTATCTGGACAATGACAGAATTCCAAAATCCACAAATGGATTAGAGTCATTTTTTGGACATCTTAAAAGTCACATAACTCTACACCGAGGACTATCCAAAGAACATCGTAAAAGCTTTATAAGATGGTATTTATACTATAAAAACCAAAGAGTTTTCTAA